The genomic window TCATATCGATGGCGGGATGGCAGAGTATTTTTCCCATCCTGTGGAGTGGGTTCATCGCGTGCCAGACGAAATGGAATGGAAACAGGTAGCCATGATCGAGCCGCTTACGATTGCCTTGCATGCCAATCATCAGGCCAAGGTCAAAACCAGGGAACATGTTTTGATTATCGGGGCGGGGACGATTGGCTTGTTGGCCGCTCAAGTGGCCCAGGTCTATGGAGCGATTCCCATTGTCATGGATATTGAAAAGGAACGGTTAAAACTGGCCAGGGCCATCGGCATGCCCTATACTCTTCAGCCCGGCGAAGGAAATGTAATCGAACAGGTACAGGAAATTACCCACGGCCGAATGGCTGAAGCGGTGATTGAGGCTTCGGGTGCGAAATCAGCCATTTACAGCATATTCGATTATGTATCTTATGCGGGGCGGATTGTCCTGGTAGGGTGGCCGAAGGGGGAAACGCCGCTGGCTACGGCAGTGATCACAAAAAAAGAACTGACTGTTGCCGGATCGCGCAACAGTGTAGGGGAATTTGCGGAAGCCACGCAGTTAATACAAAGTAAACAGGTGCAACTGGAACCGCTTATCAGTCGTGTGGTTACGTTAGAGGGAATTCCCGATGCAGTGGAGAGTATTGCGTCCCATCCGGATAAATTCATGAAAGTTGTAGCGGTATTGTGATAAAAAAACACGGGGAGAGAGGTACTAGCATGGAAAAAGTGCGAAAATTCAGTTTACCAAAGGCCCATCCGATTTCTTGGTGCATGCTTTTGATTACGACCTTGGCCATTTTATTGACATCGGTTTCCCGGCAAATCCTGCCGACTGTCATACCGGCCATTATGCAGGAATATCATTTCGATGCAGTCCAAGCCGGATGGCTGAACTCGTTTATGTTTATCGGCGCTTTTGTCGGTTCGGTGTTTTTCGGGATTCTTTCCGATTGCGTCGGCACCGGCTATAAACGAAGCTGGTCGTGGGTCTATGCGATTGGTGTCGCCGTGATCGGCGGCATCATTACCGCCTATACCCGGACTATCGGATCGATGCGGGCCTGCCTGGCATTTATGGGCATGGGAACCGGCGGTTCAGAGCCGGTCAATGTGGCGATTGTAGGGGAATGGTGGCAAAAGGAAAACCGGGGTTTTGCCATCGGGGTTCATCACACCGGCTTTCCACTGGGGCAATTTGTGGGGCCGCTGATTATCGGAGCGATACTGAGTGTTGGGACCTGGCATGAAGCATTTATTTTTGTTCCGCTAATCGGTGTTCCGATCATGATTGCCCAAGTCGTTTTGGGCAATAAGAAAAATCAGGACAAGGTCTATGGCTGGATCAGAGAACATCATCTGACGGTGCCGGTGGAGGAAGGCAAACCGGCTACCAAATCGTCGTTCAGCGACGCCTTCCGGTATGTCGGAACTTGTTTTAAAAATCGCAACTGCTTGTTGTCGATTGCGATGATTTTCTTGTTTTTATGGGCTGAGCAAGGGATTGGAACGTTTCTAACCTTGCATTTGACGAAGACCGGCATCGGACTTGCCGCTGCCTCGGTCATTTCCGGTGCGTCGGGACTGACCGGCTGGATCGGACAAATTTTTTGGAGTTCATTGTCTGATTATACGGGCCGGAAAGTATCGCTCAAGATTATCACGGCGGGATGGATTGTTGCGACGCTGGCCTGTATTTTTATCGACTCGGAAATGACGGGGTGGGTTATCCTGATCGGCTGGGGCTTGTTTCGCAATTCGCCGTATCCGGTGGTTTATGCTCTGTTGATTGACTCGATGCCGAAAGCGGCGGCGTCTAGTATGGGACTGATGATCGGGATTGCCATGGGGCTGTCCGGTTTTCTGGTAGCTCCGGTTGCAGGCTGGATCATCCAAACTTATGGCTTTACGGTGCATTACCTGATACTTGCGGCTGTTCTTGTCGTCGCATTTATTCCGATGGTTTTGATCAAAGAAACGGTTGTTCCCACGAAGTAATGGATGGGTAATCAGATTGAGGAGATGAAAAAATAATGTTAACCAGGATTGACGAATTAAAGGCTTTTCTTGATAGTATGGAAATGGTGGATTTAACCTTTACGCTGGAATCGGGTATGCCGACTTGGCCGACTCATCCCCGGTTTTATCATGATGTAGTTGAGTCTTATGCTCTGGGTGATGCTTCCTGTCACTATCAACTGGTGCTGGGGGAACATTGCGGCACGCATATCGATGCGCCTGCTCACTTTATTGCGGCGGGGCCCCGTCATTTGGGCATTGATCGAGTGCCGCTGACAAGTTTTTATGGACGGGCAGTGAAGGTCGAAGCAGTGGATAAAGGTGAGAATGGCTTGTTGACGCGCGAGAATTTTGAGCAAT from Pelorhabdus rhamnosifermentans includes these protein-coding regions:
- a CDS encoding MFS transporter, translating into MEKVRKFSLPKAHPISWCMLLITTLAILLTSVSRQILPTVIPAIMQEYHFDAVQAGWLNSFMFIGAFVGSVFFGILSDCVGTGYKRSWSWVYAIGVAVIGGIITAYTRTIGSMRACLAFMGMGTGGSEPVNVAIVGEWWQKENRGFAIGVHHTGFPLGQFVGPLIIGAILSVGTWHEAFIFVPLIGVPIMIAQVVLGNKKNQDKVYGWIREHHLTVPVEEGKPATKSSFSDAFRYVGTCFKNRNCLLSIAMIFLFLWAEQGIGTFLTLHLTKTGIGLAAASVISGASGLTGWIGQIFWSSLSDYTGRKVSLKIITAGWIVATLACIFIDSEMTGWVILIGWGLFRNSPYPVVYALLIDSMPKAAASSMGLMIGIAMGLSGFLVAPVAGWIIQTYGFTVHYLILAAVLVVAFIPMVLIKETVVPTK
- a CDS encoding zinc-binding alcohol dehydrogenase family protein yields the protein MKAVSLNSPLKIGMRSVPMAERRNANEVLIKVRALGICGSDIGAFRGSNPLVSYPRILGHEIGGEVLEVGESASGIAVGNKVVVEPYLPCRECYSCSMGRTNCCEQLKVLGVHIDGGMAEYFSHPVEWVHRVPDEMEWKQVAMIEPLTIALHANHQAKVKTREHVLIIGAGTIGLLAAQVAQVYGAIPIVMDIEKERLKLARAIGMPYTLQPGEGNVIEQVQEITHGRMAEAVIEASGAKSAIYSIFDYVSYAGRIVLVGWPKGETPLATAVITKKELTVAGSRNSVGEFAEATQLIQSKQVQLEPLISRVVTLEGIPDAVESIASHPDKFMKVVAVL